The Streptomyces sp. NBC_00224 genome contains the following window.
AAGCCGATCACGACTTCGTCGAGCAGGAACTGGAGCTCAAGACGAACACCGAGCTGACCCGGGCCATCCACACGATGACCGCGGAACTCCACCGTCGGCTACTGACCACCCCCGAGAAGCAGTAGCGCCGCCACAGCCCCACTTCCCGTCCCCTGTGTGGGCACCCGGCCCCCTCGCACCGCTGGTGTCGGCGGTACGAGAACCGGCGCGATGTCGAGCGCGGCGGGCAGGATCAGGCCCGCCGCAGCGAGGACTTCGAGGGTTCCGATGGTCTTCACGCCGCCGCCGCTGAAGTCTTCGACCCATCTCGCGCTGGGCCCGCTGGCGGCTGTCTTCTCCTTCGGTGTGATCACCTTGAAGCCACCGCCGACCAGGTAGGCAACGGCGAGCAGCCCGGTAACGATCCACAGGGCGACGTTCATGGGGTTTGTCCTTGCGGGGTTGGGGGGCGGTTGGGTGGGCGGCGTGGCGATCGGGTGGTTGGTTGGTTATCCGTGCTGGCCGGGCTGGTAGTTGCCGGCGGGCTGCTGGACGGTGACGTTCAAGCGGTTGAATGCGTTGATGACGGCGATCTGGGTCACCAGGGCGGCGAGCTGGTCCTCGTCGTAGTGCTTGGCGGCGTTCGCCCAGATGTCGTCGGGGACGCCACCGGATGCGTCGGCGATGCGGGTGGCCTGTTCGGTGAGCTCCAGGGCGGCGCGTTCGGCATCGGTGAAGACTGTGGCCTCGCGCCAGGCCGCGACCAGGTGGAGGCGTACCGGGGTCTCCCCGGCGGCGGTCGCGTCCTTGGTGTGCATGTCGACGCATCCGGCACAGCCGTTGATCTGACTGGCGCGGAGCATCACCAGCTCACGCGTCGCGGCCGGCAGGGTCGAGTCTCCGAGCGCCTTGCCCGCCGCGATGATGTGCTTCCACGCCTTGGCGGCGGCCGGGTTGGCGAAGACGTTCAACCGAGCATTCATGATGCATTCCTTTGCCGTCGTTTGCTGTTGCCCTCTAAGACAGGGCACTCCGGCTGGCTGTGACGGCGGCGAATGTGACGTGCATCTCCCCGCTGCGGCGCCGATGACGTGCTGATGGCCGGGCCGGGCTCCTCGGGTACCCTTCTCGACGCCCTGTGGATCTTGGAACGGGCAGGCGGGGCGGCGAGCTCGACCGAGCGCCGCAGTACGCGAGTTGGGGGAGGGTTTACGTGCCGGGGTCAACAGGTGAGACGGACGCGTCGGGCTACCGGCCGCTGATGTTCTCCATCGCCTACGGGATGACCGGGTCGGTGGGCGACGCCGAGGACATCGTGCAGGACGCGTTCCTCGGCCTGACCCGGGCGTACCGGGCAGGTACGGCGATCGCCGCTCCGAAGGCATACCTGACCACGGCGGTGACACGGCTGGGGATCAACTACCTGAGTTCGGCGCGGGTACGGCGTGAGACCTATGTGGGGAACTGGCTGCCCGAGCCGGTCGTCGTGACCACCGATCGGCCGGGGCCGGCCGAGCACGCCGTGCTGGCCGACTCGTTGTCGATGGCGTTTCTCGTGCTGCTGGAGGCCCTCTCCCCGGTGGAGCGGGCGGTGTTCGTGCTGCGTGAGGTGTTCGGGTACGGCTACCCGGATGTGGCGAGGACCACCGGCAAGTCCGAGGCGAACTGTCGGCAGATCTTCGCCCGGGCCAGGAAGCGCATCGCCGCCGGATGGCAGGAGGCCGACAGTGCGCCGCCCCGGGCGCGGCGGGCGGAGGGCGAGGAGCTGGCCCGTAAGTTCTTCGAGGCCGCCGAGGGTGGCGACATGGACGCGCTGCTCGGGATGCTCGCGCCTGACGTGGTGTTCTACGGGGACGGCGGCGGCAAGGCGCGGGCGACCAGGAACCCGGTGACCGAGCCGCGGCGCGTCGGACAGTTGCTCGTCGGCGGGCTCCGCCGGACCCGGTTGCTCGGCGCCGCCCTCCGGCCGGCCTGGGTCAACGGTCGGCCGGGCGCCGTGACGTACGACGCCGAAGGGCGCGTGGTCAGCGTGGTCGAGGTCGACATCGTCGGCGGCGTGATCCACGCGATCCACTCCGTGTCCAACCCCGACAAGCTCGGCCATCTCGGGTCGGTGTCCGACATGGCGCGACTGCCGGTGGAGTAGTCCACCCCGGGCAGCGACAACCCGTAGCCGTGATCCGGTGGTTGGTGCCCCTCGCGTTCCTCGAAAGGGGCGTTCCAGTACGCGGTTGCCCAACGACAGCCCCGGTCAACGAACCGGGAGTCCTGTCGGCCGGCAGGCTCCGCATGCCGGGAGCGGGCTGTCGCCCGGCGCACGCCGCGGCGCCGGGCACCGCGGCGTGCGTGCTCACCGGCGGCGTGTGCCGCCGCTGGCGGTGGTTGACGGCTCTGGGTCAGCCGACGAAGTCCTGCGCCCACCAGTAGTTGCCGTTGGCGTCGACTGTGACGCCGACGCCGGTGTACTTGTAGGCGTCGCCCAGCATGATCTGCTCGTGCAGCGGTTCCCTGATCCACGCGTCGACGACCGAGGCGGCGTCCTTCCACATGCCGGGCGCGCCGGCCGCGTTCTCGGCGGTAGCGCCGATCGGGCGCGGGTAGCCGTACCTTCGGAGCGCGTCCGACATCCCCGCGTAGGTCCAATGGCCCTGCTGACCGCGCCGGGCTTCCTCGTTCGCCTCGTCCTGTGCGGTACGGGCCACGGCGTCGTCGTACTGGAGTGCCGCCTTGCCGTGCTGTACGCGGTAGTTGTTGACGAGGTCGAACACCTGCCGCTGCACTGTGGCGGGCGGATTCTGGCCCTGGTCGCCGCCCCACTTCCACATCTGGGAGGCCGTGAAGTTGCAGGCGTAGATCTGCACCGGGGTGCTGTCGGCAGTGTTCCCGCCGGAGACGTCCAGGCACTTGTTGGACTGCGGGTTGATGAGGGCGTCGCCTTGGTAGCGGACCCACTTCTGCGCTCCGCTGCCGTTGCAGTCCCACAGTTGCACGGGAGTGCGGTCGGCGGTGCCGCTGGACGCGACGTCCAGGCACTTGCCGAACGCGGTCACCGTCGCACCGACCTCGCCGGGCTGCTCGGTG
Protein-coding sequences here:
- a CDS encoding CAP domain-containing protein yields the protein MILALKKSHIWGTLAVAAMGIAAVPATAQAAQLTGPVVGLGGKCLDVRGGNTGNGTAVQIYGCNGTTSQRWTYTEQPGEVGATVTAFGKCLDVASSGTADRTPVQLWDCNGSGAQKWVRYQGDALINPQSNKCLDVSGGNTADSTPVQIYACNFTASQMWKWGGDQGQNPPATVQRQVFDLVNNYRVQHGKAALQYDDAVARTAQDEANEEARRGQQGHWTYAGMSDALRRYGYPRPIGATAENAAGAPGMWKDAASVVDAWIREPLHEQIMLGDAYKYTGVGVTVDANGNYWWAQDFVG
- the sigJ gene encoding RNA polymerase sigma factor SigJ; the encoded protein is MPGSTGETDASGYRPLMFSIAYGMTGSVGDAEDIVQDAFLGLTRAYRAGTAIAAPKAYLTTAVTRLGINYLSSARVRRETYVGNWLPEPVVVTTDRPGPAEHAVLADSLSMAFLVLLEALSPVERAVFVLREVFGYGYPDVARTTGKSEANCRQIFARARKRIAAGWQEADSAPPRARRAEGEELARKFFEAAEGGDMDALLGMLAPDVVFYGDGGGKARATRNPVTEPRRVGQLLVGGLRRTRLLGAALRPAWVNGRPGAVTYDAEGRVVSVVEVDIVGGVIHAIHSVSNPDKLGHLGSVSDMARLPVE
- a CDS encoding DoxX family protein; translated protein: MNVALWIVTGLLAVAYLVGGGFKVITPKEKTAASGPSARWVEDFSGGGVKTIGTLEVLAAAGLILPAALDIAPVLVPPTPAVRGGRVPTQGTGSGAVAALLLLGGGQ
- a CDS encoding carboxymuconolactone decarboxylase family protein, which encodes MNARLNVFANPAAAKAWKHIIAAGKALGDSTLPAATRELVMLRASQINGCAGCVDMHTKDATAAGETPVRLHLVAAWREATVFTDAERAALELTEQATRIADASGGVPDDIWANAAKHYDEDQLAALVTQIAVINAFNRLNVTVQQPAGNYQPGQHG